A section of the Thermotoga caldifontis AZM44c09 genome encodes:
- a CDS encoding ROK family transcriptional regulator produces MPAPALRRENKLRVLKCLFEHGPMSRVQLSNLTELSLSTLSYIVRELSTEGLIDVTETEPGRGRPSQLLSIDPNAWYVIGVKMGREEVRGVLFDAKMRPVKKRSVRILSHMRSNEGYTFALLNVVETLKTEKLLGIGVCSSGIVSEEKVVVSHLMNVRQLDIQKILGQNLGINRVLLMNDVDALAYSLSNRRREEFLVISYGTGIGASFWSGGHARHFEIGHSIVAGEGRCYCGQTGCLEYHSSEYAVLKRYLQKDVDFEDFVMNEEEKYRPVVEEIRSCARSNFDSVKTYYFEPFRRFSLVLGNLIMVLKPRNVFFLGEGIVNDDMVQMLQTLVKERFNSEFIGDTTFQRAVAEWEEGVALAAVRKFLPKLLLSSPR; encoded by the coding sequence TTGCCGGCACCAGCGTTGAGGAGAGAAAACAAACTACGCGTCTTGAAATGCCTGTTCGAACACGGTCCCATGTCCAGAGTACAGCTTTCAAACCTGACAGAGCTTTCGCTGAGCACTCTGAGTTACATCGTGCGGGAACTCTCAACAGAAGGGCTCATCGACGTGACCGAAACCGAGCCAGGCAGAGGTAGACCCTCACAGCTGTTGAGCATCGATCCAAACGCCTGGTACGTCATCGGAGTGAAGATGGGTCGTGAAGAAGTTCGCGGGGTTCTGTTCGACGCAAAGATGCGCCCGGTGAAGAAACGGTCTGTTCGAATCCTCTCGCACATGCGTAGCAACGAAGGTTACACGTTCGCGTTGCTGAACGTCGTTGAAACGTTGAAAACTGAGAAGTTGCTCGGCATCGGCGTGTGCTCTTCCGGAATAGTGTCCGAGGAAAAGGTCGTAGTATCGCACCTCATGAACGTTCGACAGCTCGACATTCAGAAAATTTTGGGGCAGAATCTTGGAATCAACCGCGTTCTGCTCATGAACGACGTCGATGCACTCGCATACTCTCTTTCGAACCGTCGAAGAGAAGAGTTCCTGGTGATCAGCTACGGAACTGGTATCGGGGCCAGCTTCTGGAGCGGGGGACATGCCAGGCATTTCGAAATAGGCCATTCGATCGTTGCGGGCGAGGGAAGATGTTACTGTGGACAGACTGGGTGTCTTGAGTACCATTCGTCGGAGTACGCCGTGCTCAAACGGTATCTTCAAAAAGACGTGGACTTTGAAGATTTCGTGATGAACGAAGAAGAAAAGTACAGGCCAGTCGTGGAAGAGATCAGAAGCTGTGCTCGATCGAACTTTGACTCGGTGAAGACGTATTATTTTGAACCGTTCAGAAGATTCTCACTCGTTCTCGGTAACCTGATCATGGTGCTCAAACCACGCAACGTGTTCTTCCTCGGCGAGGGTATTGTGAACGACGATATGGTGCAAATGCTTCAGACACTTGTGAAAGAAAGGTTCAATTCGGAATTCATCGGTGATACCACCTTCCAGAGA
- a CDS encoding glycosyltransferase, with protein sequence MRVKLQEKSVEEYRNLVGEQVEQIKELAKPLQGLKVVHINATPYGGGVAEILQTLVPLMRSIGLDAEWRVIEAPVEFFNITKKFHNTLQGAGIEITEEEWKFYEEICKKNAELIEGDEDIVVIHDPQPAAIRNFARARSDTKWIWRCHVDLSTPNENVWSRFSQYVSNYDRMIFHLEEYFPKDKGLRGKCTAFPPSIDPLSEKNVELEPSFIAETLKKLGIDMEKPLVTVVARFDPWKDLFSAIDVYRIIKRELGSIQLAIVSAMALDDPEGWIFFEKVLRYAGMDEDIKFCTNLRGVGSKEVNVIQRASTVALHTATREGFGLVISEALYKRVPVVARPVGGVKIQIQHGENGYLAWEKEALAEYILELVRNESLRKRMGELGRKTVLEKFISTVNLMNYLRTFLQVLG encoded by the coding sequence ATGAGGGTGAAACTTCAAGAGAAGTCCGTCGAAGAGTACAGGAACCTGGTCGGCGAACAGGTTGAACAGATCAAGGAACTCGCGAAGCCTTTGCAGGGGTTGAAGGTGGTTCACATCAACGCGACTCCTTACGGTGGTGGTGTGGCTGAGATACTGCAGACGCTCGTTCCGTTGATGAGATCGATCGGTTTAGATGCTGAATGGCGTGTGATAGAAGCACCTGTGGAGTTTTTCAACATCACGAAGAAGTTTCACAACACCCTGCAGGGGGCAGGCATTGAGATAACGGAAGAAGAGTGGAAGTTCTACGAGGAAATCTGCAAAAAGAATGCCGAACTCATCGAAGGAGACGAAGACATCGTTGTGATACACGATCCACAGCCAGCCGCGATACGCAACTTTGCCAGAGCCAGGAGCGACACGAAATGGATCTGGAGGTGCCACGTAGACCTGTCGACACCGAACGAAAACGTTTGGAGCAGATTTTCTCAGTACGTTTCGAACTACGACAGGATGATCTTCCATCTGGAAGAATACTTTCCGAAGGACAAAGGCTTGAGAGGGAAATGTACGGCGTTCCCACCCAGCATCGATCCGTTGAGCGAGAAGAACGTCGAACTGGAACCGAGCTTCATCGCGGAGACTTTAAAGAAACTCGGTATCGATATGGAGAAACCTTTGGTAACTGTAGTCGCCAGGTTCGATCCTTGGAAAGACCTCTTCTCCGCAATCGACGTCTACAGGATCATCAAGCGGGAGCTTGGATCGATCCAGCTCGCGATCGTCTCCGCCATGGCGCTGGACGATCCGGAGGGCTGGATATTTTTCGAAAAGGTCTTGCGGTACGCGGGGATGGACGAGGATATAAAGTTCTGCACCAACCTGAGAGGTGTTGGAAGCAAGGAAGTGAACGTGATACAGCGCGCCAGCACGGTGGCCCTTCACACCGCCACGAGGGAAGGTTTCGGACTGGTGATCAGCGAAGCTCTGTACAAAAGAGTGCCCGTCGTGGCCAGGCCCGTTGGTGGCGTCAAGATCCAGATTCAGCACGGCGAGAATGGTTATCTGGCGTGGGAGAAAGAAGCGCTCGCGGAGTATATACTCGAACTGGTGAGGAACGAAAGCTTGAGAAAACGGATGGGAGAGCTTGGAAGAAAAACCGTTCTGGAGAAGTTCATTTCCACTGTGAATTTGATGAACTATCTCAGAACTTTCCTCCAGGTTCTGGGGTGA
- a CDS encoding ABC transporter substrate-binding protein has protein sequence MKRLLIVSILLFAVILSAKTLTVIGPWAGPEMEKFMPVLQEFEKQTGIKIEYKIYRAEDLANLLPAQFAAKKAPGDVIFMWASFIREYGQRGHILPLNGVIDESKYLPGALDAVKVGNQLYGAAYTGKVKPGFWYRKSFFEKYNLTPPRTWDEFVELLEKIKRIPNIKAPIASGDGVGWPLSDVTEHFLITFGGPELQLDLIEGKVRWDSNLVMKGMSRLVTLLKNKYFGEPTEWTLVLKQWWNGDYALYFMGSWITGMVDDPNDLGVFALPGAAGVVFGADYAFVPKYTQYPEEAKKLIAWLCGPEGQAMQVKQGGHIATAVGIDLSVYPPVDREVAKIVQGVTVLPDLDDSIGGEFQPAFWDQLKLLWVAPDRLSEVIKALQEKAPKK, from the coding sequence ATGAAAAGGCTGTTGATCGTATCAATCCTACTCTTCGCCGTTATCCTGAGTGCCAAAACACTCACCGTCATAGGTCCATGGGCCGGTCCAGAAATGGAAAAGTTCATGCCCGTGCTTCAGGAGTTCGAGAAACAAACGGGTATAAAGATCGAGTACAAGATCTACAGGGCGGAAGATCTGGCGAATCTGTTACCAGCTCAATTCGCCGCGAAGAAAGCGCCAGGAGATGTCATATTCATGTGGGCCAGCTTCATAAGGGAATATGGTCAGAGAGGTCACATCCTCCCGCTCAACGGTGTCATCGATGAATCCAAGTATCTGCCCGGTGCACTGGATGCGGTGAAGGTTGGCAACCAGCTCTACGGAGCTGCGTACACTGGAAAGGTCAAGCCAGGTTTTTGGTACAGAAAATCCTTCTTCGAAAAGTACAACCTGACACCACCGAGAACGTGGGATGAGTTTGTGGAGCTGCTCGAAAAGATCAAGAGGATTCCGAACATCAAAGCACCCATTGCGAGTGGTGACGGTGTTGGCTGGCCTCTGTCGGACGTCACGGAACATTTCTTGATCACGTTCGGTGGTCCCGAACTGCAGCTCGATCTCATCGAGGGTAAAGTGCGCTGGGACAGCAACCTGGTCATGAAGGGTATGAGCAGGCTTGTCACGCTCCTCAAGAACAAATACTTCGGTGAGCCTACAGAATGGACACTCGTATTGAAACAGTGGTGGAACGGTGATTACGCACTTTACTTCATGGGAAGCTGGATCACGGGTATGGTCGACGATCCGAACGACCTCGGTGTGTTCGCCCTACCGGGAGCGGCCGGCGTGGTGTTTGGAGCGGATTACGCGTTCGTTCCGAAGTACACGCAGTATCCTGAGGAAGCGAAGAAGCTGATCGCCTGGCTCTGCGGTCCGGAAGGACAGGCAATGCAGGTGAAACAAGGTGGGCACATCGCCACTGCCGTCGGCATCGATCTGTCGGTGTATCCACCGGTCGACAGAGAGGTTGCGAAGATCGTGCAGGGTGTGACCGTGCTGCCAGATCTGGACGATTCGATCGGTGGAGAGTTCCAGCCTGCGTTCTGGGATCAGCTCAAATTGCTCTGGGTAGCTCCGGACAGGTTGAGTGAAGTTATCAAAGCGTTGCAGGAGAAGGCACCAAAGAAGTGA
- a CDS encoding carbohydrate ABC transporter permease: MKTKTLLVSLVGWLLALIWILPFVGVFMTAIRPLDELLKGWWNFSTFRPTLNNFVGAWNHPTASLSKGMLNSLMVAVPATFLPLFLATMAGYGLSRYRFKLRTPLLALIVVALALPQQTIAVPIFQMMNALNLVDTYLGLIIVHTAWGIPWITFFMRNFFTTIPKSMEEAARIDGASDITIFFKVAFPLAMPAVGSAFALQFTWVWSDFFLALILVYSPNKLLATQRIPLMRGVYHVDWGLLSSAAIMVMVVPISVYLLLQRYYIKGMIGWSLK, from the coding sequence ATGAAAACGAAAACGCTCTTGGTCTCTCTCGTTGGCTGGCTTCTGGCACTGATCTGGATCCTACCGTTCGTGGGCGTTTTCATGACGGCAATAAGACCACTCGATGAACTGCTGAAAGGATGGTGGAACTTTTCGACGTTTCGGCCGACCCTGAACAACTTCGTGGGTGCATGGAACCATCCAACGGCGTCGCTTTCAAAAGGCATGCTGAATTCTCTCATGGTCGCAGTTCCCGCAACGTTTCTCCCCCTTTTTCTTGCCACGATGGCAGGTTACGGCCTTTCGAGGTACCGATTCAAACTGAGAACGCCTCTACTCGCACTGATAGTCGTGGCACTCGCACTACCTCAGCAGACGATCGCCGTTCCGATCTTTCAGATGATGAACGCGTTGAACCTCGTGGACACGTACCTCGGACTGATCATCGTTCACACCGCGTGGGGTATACCGTGGATCACGTTCTTCATGAGGAACTTCTTCACGACGATTCCGAAATCGATGGAAGAAGCTGCGAGGATAGATGGTGCCAGCGATATAACGATATTCTTCAAGGTAGCGTTTCCACTCGCCATGCCGGCAGTGGGTTCGGCTTTCGCGCTGCAGTTCACCTGGGTTTGGAGCGATTTCTTCCTGGCATTGATATTGGTGTATTCACCCAACAAACTGCTCGCGACTCAGCGTATACCGCTCATGAGAGGTGTTTATCACGTCGATTGGGGTCTGCTCTCATCGGCGGCGATCATGGTGATGGTGGTTCCGATTTCAGTCTATCTGCTGCTGCAACGCTACTACATCAAAGGCATGATCGGCTGGTCGCTCAAGTGA
- a CDS encoding carbohydrate ABC transporter permease encodes MKARTKYVAFFLLPAFTLIAVFVVYPVARTVTLSFFNESGKFVGFANYVRVLSSREIINVEGFRRGFPLGALVHNLLWIAIHLPVTLSLGLLLAVLLKNVRGGSIIKSIIFLGMVMPMIVGGVMINFIFDRNLGIFNAFIKLFGVQPKTWTAHPDTALLSLISGSVWLWTGFSTVLYSAGLETIPKDLYEAAQLDGASPFKIFTKITVPMLRPITIVVITMTLLWELKVFDIVYVATMGGPGGASNVLALQMYLYAFRAMDFNRSAVVAVLMTVSTLLVSLPLLRTLKEDQT; translated from the coding sequence ATGAAAGCCAGGACAAAGTACGTTGCGTTCTTTCTGCTACCGGCTTTCACGCTGATAGCTGTGTTCGTCGTTTATCCGGTCGCAAGGACCGTCACGCTGAGCTTCTTCAACGAAAGCGGCAAATTCGTCGGCTTTGCCAACTATGTCAGGGTACTGTCGAGCAGGGAAATCATCAACGTTGAGGGCTTCCGGAGGGGCTTTCCCCTCGGAGCCCTCGTTCATAACCTCTTGTGGATCGCGATCCACCTTCCTGTGACGCTTTCACTGGGGCTTCTGCTGGCCGTTCTTCTGAAAAACGTACGTGGAGGTTCCATAATCAAATCGATCATCTTTCTTGGAATGGTCATGCCGATGATCGTTGGTGGCGTCATGATCAACTTCATCTTCGATCGGAATCTCGGCATCTTCAACGCGTTCATCAAGCTGTTTGGTGTACAACCTAAAACGTGGACTGCCCATCCCGACACGGCCCTGCTTTCTTTGATCTCCGGTTCTGTGTGGCTCTGGACAGGTTTTTCCACTGTCCTTTACTCGGCCGGTCTCGAGACCATTCCGAAGGATCTCTATGAGGCAGCACAACTCGATGGGGCGTCACCGTTCAAAATTTTCACGAAGATAACCGTTCCCATGCTTAGACCCATCACGATCGTCGTCATCACCATGACGTTGCTCTGGGAACTGAAAGTTTTCGACATCGTGTATGTGGCGACGATGGGTGGACCAGGTGGCGCGTCGAACGTGCTGGCGTTGCAGATGTACCTGTACGCGTTCCGGGCCATGGACTTCAACAGGTCGGCTGTTGTCGCCGTTCTGATGACGGTTTCAACTTTGCTGGTGAGCCTTCCGCTGCTCAGAACCCTGAAGGAGGACCAGACATGA